tgtacccataagacctctctcttaaaacgacagtacacgtatatgacggtcgttgtaaaacacataaaagtaaataatgacataaaataaaatgtagtaaacacaaataacagcacacagacaggatttggtgatatttcatactcaaacaaaataaaataaaaacattaattttaacctggttacatttgcAAGACTCAAAGCTTCTATGTGGTTTAAGCTCAAGCATTATTTGTAATTAATTGTGTTGTTCACTTCACTTGGCGTACACATGGTGCATTATTCAGCTCCGGATCATTTCATCCTCGTCTTTTGAGTGCTCCCAGCAATCCTGCTGCGGTTCCTCCGGCACCGGCAACAGCTGCAGTAGCCGTCCCTGACAAGCCTGCCATACCTAGAACGGGATTGCAAGTTAAACATCTGAAAACATCATCAGCGTGTAAACGGAGGCTGGCATGACTAGCTGAGACCCTACTGGGGCTAAAAATGAAGATAATGTGAGCAATTTTTCCTGCATTACTGAAGGACATTGTCGCCTACAACTGGGGCAAAGAATGAGTCAAAGCATTGTTTTGACCGTCAGGTACTTAATCAAGTTCATCATCACCCGTTTACAATGAAAGATCTTTTCACTTATCAAGAGTTAAGACACATTCTTTCCCTAACCTGTCCTGAAGTTGCCCTtgctatgcaggttttctttgtaACCCTGAATAGGTAGAACTGCTCTTACTCAACCATTCGCATTATCACACTTTGTGTCAGGTGTGTTGAATGTGGCATAATTATgtgctgattggttgagtaaataCAAGTAGACCCACCCattcagggttacaatgaaaatctgcaggacgggTGTTACTTGAGGACTGGGTAAACACTATAGAAAGATAATCTGTAAAACTCCGGCTAATGTGTTTACCAGCTGCCACCAAGTATTTGTGTACATCGTCTAGATGAATGTACACAAATACTGAGGAGAGTTTGCGACTGCATTATCATCCCCCATATTTGGTTGTTTTATCAATTTGGGCGGATTTTGAGCACTTACTGGGCTGGACAACATCAAACCAACCTGGCGACGCCGGGTGAGTTTCGGTTTCGTTTCTCCGGATATGACACAGCACTGATGAGATCGCTAGTCGCGAGCGCTTCTCAGTACTTGCGTGCGCTCGTTTCTCTTCACATCGTCTAGATAAATCTCCTCAGAACTCGACATGGGACTTGGTGAGTACACTTACATTCATTTGATAGTGACAAATAACGCAGGATATTATCAGACACTTACGTATAGGCCTAGTTAACATTCCTACACATCATAGAAATTAAATACTGCAGTGTTTCTTAATACGCTTTTTGGGGGCCTCTTTTTCATGTTTGTCGCAGCCTATATCTTTGTTAGTTGACGTGTTGTGTTGATTAATTCGATGCAGATTTTTAATTCAGTTTTTGATCTATTTATGTTTTAGTGACAGGAGTCGTGCTCGGCGTTGCTGGTGCAGGTAAAAGACAAAAGGGTTCATTGTTTACGTCACCTGAATTAATAAGTATAATAGCTGCGTTTTAGTTATATAGCATATTCTACTCATGAAATGCAGCTAAGTGTTAaacctcggggggggggctgttcaaaAGTGCTTTGGGACAGAGAATTTAATACTTCAAACAATTTTCAAAATTAAAAAATGTCCAGTGAGCTTGACCTGCTTTAATGtggaagtccaaaaaaaaaaagttgtcagaCTGGTTGCAGATGTATTCCACAAAGCGGGTTTGGAGAAAACATGTCAGGGTTAACAAGAGTTTTCACTAAACCCTCTTTCTGGAATACACCCCAGTGATAAGTCTCAAATGACCTTTGGTTTTtcctgtttgttttgagttgGCACCGTCGCCTTGGCCCCAGTTGTACTGGGAACCATAGGCTTCACATCAGCTGGCATCGCAGCTGGCTCCATTGCATCGGGCATGATGTCAACAGCCGCGATTGCCAATGGAGGCGGAGTTGCAGCGGGGTCCTTGGTGGCTGTACTGCAATCAGCAGGTAAACACATTagcccagcgtttctcaacccagtcctcaaggaagccctatcctgcagattttcattgtaaccctgcataggtagccctgcttgtacttacccgACCGATCATTTCGCAGCacgtaattatgcaaggtgtgcaacatctaacAAAATTCATTgccgattggttgaataactacaaacaggtacctattcagggttgcaaagaaaatatgcaggataggggttccttgaggactgggttgagaaacactgattagCCGGAGTTTTACAGATCATCTTTCTGTGACAGAGGgctaagacgaagaaaagggccaacaacgccacctggggaattgcaccccaggaaataccATTTCTCTCTTTAAACCCAGAATTAAGGATTTGAAGCTTAGCCCGGCGAACAGGTtcgctactgaaaaaggacagagacatggttcaaaaatataaatactttaattagtcaaaacaagaaaggaccggaACTGCTAAGGAACTCAAGAAACggttaaaaccaacatgaagccgTTGAATCTTTATtgcaaataatttgtaaaaaattcttttaatacaattaagaaaaaaaagccacttcaaaatgccaaaaaaataccCAGCCTACACAAATAATGGTAACCAACTAAAAAGCTAGACTGAGGCCAACGGTGGAAagcagactaactgaggagtgcccaagggtgctaccaatactcaccttccgtgcagtacagcaaacctcacagcagACTGGTTAACTCTccacacgtgtcccggtgctcctactcacacacacacacacacacacacacacacacagggacctcaccacaagtgcctagcctcccacaaaATGACACTCAGGCCACTGAGAGAAATAACTAAAAGTAAAtcaaataggtcaacaacaaaaaaaaccaaactaaagAAGGGCCAAgccaacccagttagtaatcaaataaactaaagcaaacaaaagaaactaaggcaagACAGCAGCAGGggaccttgacaccaggaaatactcctgataaccagcacaacagtggcagcaagcaCAAGGGGGTTCCACGCTAGAAGctcaggaactgcagcaccaactatCAGACACATGCGAggccgaggaagagagaaggcaaaaaaaggacgtcacaggtggcttagataacctggccctgatgaggaaattggctgagggaggagtcaggcctggagctgcattcacaaccactcaacctaccagTGAAGCATTCCCCACAACATTTCTATAGTGTTTAGTCAGTCCTCAAGTAACAtccgtcctgcagattttcattgtaaccctgaatGGGTGGGTCTGCTTGTTCCTTCTCGACCAATCAGCACATAATTATGCCACATTCAACACACCTGACACAATTAAGTGTGATAATGCGAATGGTTGAGTAAGTAAGTGCAGTTTtacaaagaaaacctgcataacaAGGGCAACTTCAGGACAGGTTAGGGAAAGCATGTGTCTTAACTCTTGATAAGTGAAAAGATATTTCAGTGTAAACGGGTGATGATGAACTTGATTAAGTACCTGACGGTCAAAACAATGCTTTGACTCATTCTTTGCCTCAGTTGTAGGCGACAATGTCCTTCAGTAATGCAGGAAAAATTGCTCACATTATCTTAATTTTTAGCCCCATTAGGGTCTCAGTTAGTCATGCCAGCCTCCATTTACATGCTGATGATGTTTTCCTGATGTTTATCTCTAGGTATGGCAGGCTTGTCAGGGGCGGCTACTGCAGCTGTTGCCAGTGTTGGAGGAACCGCAGGACTAGTGGCAGCACTCGTCTAAAGATGAGGATGAAATGATCCGGAGCTGAATAATGCACCATGTGTACGCCAAGTGAAGTGAACAACACAGTTACAAATAATGCAGGGGTTGggattgtgtatgaaatgtgagCTTTTTATCTGCAATGTGTCTCTGTAAGTATGTTTTGGCTAATATGCTTGGTTCTCTTTATTTTGCTGTCATTTTAAAGATGTGAATGGTTCTATAACTTTTTAATAAGGGTAAATAAATGTCTGATCCTCTTGTCCCGTGCTTTTGACTCATGATTTGCACATTCAGACACTTGCTGCATGGAGAGTTGAAGTGTGGGCTGGAGACGTTCTGTATTCATTTGTTGTCTACCAAACCTTTAAGCACTCTGATTGGGTCTGGGGAGTATTTTATCATCCACATAAACCAAAGTTTATGTTCAaccattattttttttgtttgtttgttttttatatccAGTTGACTCCAGAGAgttaggaatatatatatatatatatatatatatatatatatagtttctaACCTGTCCATGAATGCAAAGTACTtttaagatgggggggggggtgtataaaaGTACATCAGGTTGCCATATCATGATAGAATTTGTTGTTGTGCCCCTTCTACATTCAAATGACTTACCCTCCAGGGATCACCGAATCAACTGGTATGCAATGGTTTACATTCGGCAATGAGATTGCATGAGTATTCATATGTTTGTAAATGAGGGAAAAAAACGTACAAATAACCTGAAAAATGTAAAGATTTTCAGGTGATGTGGGCCATCTGTTCATATCTAGATTGCAATTGTAATGAAATAATTATTATAAACATCAGAATATGTCTATTGATAGTGTGTTTTAAAAATCGTAAAGAATGATGTTAAAATTGGCTGAGAGCTATATCAAATAGGCAAAATGGAAAATATGTGTTTAATGATTCCACTTCTTTTTGccctgatggcctggcagcctctggcagcctgtccaaggtgtctccccacctgccgcccaatgactgctggggtaagctccagcatccccgccacccgaattcggataaagtggcttggataatggataatggatggataaaccaAAGAATCAAACTTAGAGGAAATAATAATGCGGAAATTGCACCCATACTAAATGTGAAGTCAAAATTAAAAATTAACTTTTGCTGATTTATTTGGCAGTAAAAAACTATTCTTCCTTGATTGCCAAAGGTATGTAGGGCATATAAAACCTTATGTGGTGTAACAACATTGAGGAataatccatccagccatttTTCTGaagtgcttatcctgctctcagggtcatggggatgctggagcctatcccagcagtcattgggcggcaggcggggagacaccctggacaggccaccaggccatcacagggccaacattgaggagtaataataataataatgataataaatcaatcttatatagcggtggcatggtggcgcagtggttaacctGGCTGGACTCACGATAACGCAGCACATCTCCATTTCTCACTCTGAGTTTCCTTCTGCACATTTTTTCTACTGAAATgttcagtaaaaaataaaaaaaatcacttctctTCACCTTTGTgccctgcctgttgacacctatgtcctatcttcttctttttttttacacttacttgtgttttcacctcctgactagatccttgtatTAACTCAGATGtacattgctttggataaaagcgtctgctaaattaaattgtaaattGTCGTTCACCCACCCTGTCATCTTCATGTTTTATGAAAATAAACAAATTATTTTCACAAGTTAGCAAAACCTTTTTGTGTGATTTCCCTATAAGCAAATGACGGCAAAATAGTATTGTTGGAAAGTTTGACCAGATACCAGATTTTATTTGAAAAGAAAGTGCTACTAATGCAGATTCCAAAGGGAAACAAATATTTTGCAGGAATTTCATTATTATCAAGAGTTTTCCCATTAGCTAAAATATATTGTTGAGAAAGGGACTAAATATATTTCTGAAAATGCACATTTTATAATCACTATGCAGTCAAAACATATTTACTTTTATTCCTTTTAAATTTGTCCATGACAGGGTGGACATTTTGCGGTTTGCTCGTACATTGTCTGCTTGTAGGTAATCTGTAAAAAGTACTGGAGTTTGAACAACATGCATTTCTAACAGCCTGTCTACTTAATACAGTGAATATGAAATTAAGTGGAAAATCTTAGCCTTTTCTCAAGTCTCAAAGACACTTTGTGGTTATTTTGACCCATTTCATTTTCTCAGAAACAGCTCGTCATGCAACATGACAAGTTGTCTGTGAGAGTGCTATTCCAATGCACACAGTTCACATCATTTAATTATTTAATGTGTATAGATATAACATGGTTAATGAAGTAATGCCACATGAGAGGTTTTTatccattttgatttttttttcatttaacctATATTTACCCAAAATTTACCCAAAATAGGTTGTTTCTGgttccggtgtaggaagatggtggcacaaacttacatttgcagtggcctcaccttataccgtccatgcagtatctttgtccacgtctgtgtctaagtttgtgtcttcatttgatggctgggagagctggcactggatcggctgggagagcttggtctgctgcgtcttgtgggcccagcaacagccctgcccggagttgtgcccgaagagataatactgagggcagtctgacagaatGTGGAAACggggccggctaagctaactgctagcccatgcagaccagcagttccgataacaccgagggcggtctggcggcggcctcgcctagcgttgactgtgtttttggtgtcattgtgtgacatgtggggaggtgtgtcaaaggtgtctggcaggggagagctagcgttggatcagtaaggggagcctggtctgctgcattcggtgggctcagggaccacagccctgctggagctgtgcccaaggagtaaacaccgagggcagtctgacaggatgtggaagcagggcaggctaagctaactgctagttcatgcagaccagcagttccgacagccatcctgcgTTCGTTctcttagacagtgatttttttgcagtttgatatacactcactggccactttattaggcacacctgtccaactgctcgttaatgcaaatttctaatcagccaatcacatggcagcaactcaatgcatttaggcatgtagacatggtcaagacgatctgcagtagttcaaaccgagcatcagaatggggaagaaaggtgatttaagtgactttgaacgtggcatggtcgttggtgccagacgggctggtctgagtatttcagaaactgctgatctactgggattttcatgcacaaccatctctagggtttacagagaatggtccgaaaaagagaaaatatccagtgagcggcagttctgtgggcgaaaatgccttgttgatgccagaggtcagaggagaatggccagaccagttcgagctgatagaaaggcaacagtaactcaaataaccactcattacaaccgaggtatgcagaagagcatctctgaacgcacaacacgtcgaaccttgaggcagatgggctacagcagcagaagaccacaccgggtgccactcctgtcagctaagaacaggaaactgaggctacaattcgcacaggctcaccaaaattagacaatagaagattggaaaaatgttgcctggtctgatgagtctcgatttctgctgcgacattcggatggtagggtcagaatttggcgtcaacaacatgaaagcatggatccatcctgccttgtatcaacggttcaggctggtggtggtggtgtaatggcgtgggggatattttcttgacacactttgggccccttagtaccaattgagcatcgtgtcaacgccacagcctacctgagtattgttgctgaccatgtccatccttttatgaccacagtgttcccatcttctgatggctacttccagcaggataacgcgccatgtcataaagctcgaatcatctcagactggtttcttgaacatgacaatgagttcactgtactcaaatggcctccacagtcaccagatctcaatccaatagagcacctttgggatgtggtggaccgggagattcgcatcatggatgtgcagccgacaaatctgcagcaactgcatgatgctatcatgtcaatatggaccaaactctctgaggaatgtttccagtaccttgttgaatctatgccatgaaggattaaggcagttcggaaggcaaaagggggtccaacccggtactagcaaggtgtacctaataaagtggccagtgagtgtatgtggtcTTCCaatttttggatatatgtttttgtctttcggttacactgctgtgggctgggagaaacaatatgtcatttcatttcatttacttgtgtacatgaaatgaaatgacaaatgaagtgttcctgattcctgtgcaTGACTGCTATTTGTCAGCCATGACCTCTTTCACACTCAGTAACACAAACCCGACAAAGCAAAGAAtatgagcgagggagagagagagagagagagactgatgagCAGAACCACAAAGCAATTACAACAACCACTGGATTTATCTTTTGTAACCTACACTAGCTCTGTAGTCTATTCCACAAAGGCTATGGAGAGATCTAAGATGTTCTCTTACCATCTCTGAGTTTTAACAGTTTGCTGCCACCAATAACTATGTTTAACCTACACATTCCATTAAATGCATTATAAATAACATCGCAAAGCAAAGATGTATTACTGTGTCGAGTCAACAATGCCTAAAATATCTATTGGAGATGGACTTTATTCTTTTGGTAATCAGAAAATATATCTATTTTATCAATTTTTCTTTCCCCTTTTACAATGACACTTTAATTTGCACATTAAAAAATGCATTCAAATACAGTAATCCACCAACCTTTCAACTGTGTATGTTGGATACACAAGTGGAAGTTAGTGAAGGAACCGCATGTGGTTTAAACACCACGTTTAATAAAGGCACCAGTTAAAATAATATCTtagaacaaaacatacaaacacattaAGGTAAACTGAAACTGACTTATTCCAAAAACTGGTGAAACTGAATGAATAGGAGATCACACTGTCTGTAACCAGTGTCAGTGTGATTAGCAGTCACATTGCTTCCTTTCTCAACCTTCCACATCAGTACTGCGTCCAAGATCAGCTTCGATAAACACCACTTCTGAATTACCTCCACCCCATATTATACAGTATAAGAAATCATTGTTATTAATCAAGTTATTCGTCACAGAACTTAGAAGTTTAACATTATTTTTTGAGAAACAACGCTTTCTTTTTCAACATTTCTAAATTTTGGTTTTTGCTTGCTTTCAAAGTAAGTTGCAAGTTAATATTCATCAGAGGATAGTAGGCCAATATATGTGTAATACAAATCAAGTAAAACCAGGAAATTGGTTCTGATTAAAAGGGAAATTTTAAAGTCAGACAACAATCCTGTGATGATCTATTGTCCCTTCTCCTGTCTTTGAAGACTATCACCTCCAGAGTAACATCCGGTTTACTTGGGTGCTGAAGAAGACTCGTTGTCCTGAATTTGCTTCCTCTGGGTGACTCTCTAAGATACCACATTGGGCACATGACACGCTACCGTCCCCAGCTCCGCAGCTCCTTCCACATGGAACATCTGATCATCAAAAAAGATGTGGGGCCTGATCTTCTCCAGCATGGGGCCCTTTTTTGCCCCGGCTAGAAACAAAGCCTCATCCATCTCCAGGCCCCATGACTGCAGAGTTTTCAGGGCACGGGTACCTGAACTGGCTGCACCACGAGACGTCACCAGATAAGTGCGAATGGGGCAGTCCATGCGCTGACCTTTGGCATAGAACTTGTTCTGCAACTTTCCTAGAGCCTCGAGGAAGCCCTTCAACGGGCCCTAGAGAAAGAAGGCAAAAAAGAAGCAGAATAAAGGCAAAGAACCTCTACAGTCTGTTTTCAGTAAGACTTAAAGGGAAACAGCCACGATACTGAATAGTCTTccttgtgtctctgaaatgccaccAAAATTGTGTGGGAAAGTGTCTGCCAGTGACGTAATTGGAAGACAATCTGTGAATGAGAAAATGCAACCCTTACTTCCTAGTTTGCTTTTACCTTAGGTGGGCTAAATTGAGATAGGCTACATTGAatgagaaaatgtgaataacagtGCTAAGGAATGCCATACAAAGAGGCTGATTCACAAATTATTTGCCAGTGATGTCACAGGCAGAtacttttctgcacaatttcagcGGCatctcagagacacacagaagactgcacagtattatggctgctaatgagtGTTAGTTCTACAAAATATATACAGGCATGATGTTGAAAATAGTAATTGTTTCCCTTTAACATTTCTTCTGCTTTTATAACAGTTGAATCAATACATGTATTAGAATTTCAGAACATGAAGATACGTGATACAGCTCAAATATGTCTCGAAATTGATGATTGCTGTGAGGTCTTCCATTTCAAAGCTGAAATATTTGATGAAAGCTGATATTAGGGTTGAATTAGCATTCAAACATTTACcatcagagccggcccaaggcataagcgaactaagcggttGCTTAGGGTCCCCGTGCCAACACGGGGGCCCCAAGAGCGCTTGgaatgtcaaacacgacaggttgatgaatatatatatatttttgtgtgtgtgatatatcatatcagtagtaatcaccaaaaaacaaaaactaaatattttgatatcatgttgttaacagactgacaaattaatattactggtttaatcatttccactgccactatgtcagagctggggtcaggtacatgcgcattataactgtaagcaagtacatcgcgacagtatgtcacctaaaagggATTATCCGTCTAATTAgaatagttaacttgttcagtaaatgcattgtctgctggtttattttaagccTTTCCAACACAGTAGTATGT
The DNA window shown above is from Lampris incognitus isolate fLamInc1 chromosome 16, fLamInc1.hap2, whole genome shotgun sequence and carries:
- the LOC130126581 gene encoding interferon alpha-inducible protein 27-like protein 2A, which codes for MGLVTGVVLGVAGAVGTVALAPVVLGTIGFTSAGIAAGSIASGMMSTAAIANGGGVAAGSLVAVLQSAGMAGLSGAATAAVASVGGTAGLVAALV